A window of Deinococcus sp. HSC-46F16 contains these coding sequences:
- a CDS encoding amidohydrolase family protein → MSGERVLRGHLVLPGGVVPGEVCFGPRLEAVTRLPDAPDDLLILPGFIDTHVHGGGGGDTMDGPGGIAVLARFHARCGTTTLLPTTVTNPWEAVRAALRGVREVMDAGGVPGGADVVGAHLEGPFISPGRLGAQPPHPLLPAPERVAEVLALGVVRAVTLAPELTGAAGAALAFARAGVRVGIGHTRADAETVTACLNAVHAAGGRTCATHLYNAMGGVEGRAPGPAGALLADPHAFVEVILDGHHVHPTSFQLARRAAPGRVLLVSDAVRAAGQGEGESDLGGQRVTVRVGRATLPDGTLAGSVLTLDRALRHALGLGVSLPEASAMLSAVPAASLGLTDRGRLAPGLRSDLVVLSRALEVRQVYVAGQPVLGE, encoded by the coding sequence GTGAGCGGCGAGCGGGTCCTGCGCGGCCACCTCGTGCTGCCGGGGGGCGTGGTGCCCGGCGAGGTGTGCTTCGGCCCCCGGCTGGAAGCCGTCACCCGGCTGCCGGACGCCCCAGACGATCTCCTGATTCTCCCCGGCTTTATCGACACCCATGTCCACGGCGGGGGCGGCGGCGACACGATGGACGGCCCCGGCGGGATCGCGGTCCTCGCGCGGTTCCACGCCCGCTGCGGCACCACGACCCTGCTGCCCACCACGGTCACGAATCCCTGGGAGGCCGTGCGGGCGGCGCTGCGCGGGGTGCGCGAGGTGATGGACGCCGGGGGCGTGCCCGGCGGGGCCGACGTGGTGGGCGCCCACCTCGAAGGCCCCTTTATCAGTCCCGGGCGGCTGGGAGCGCAGCCGCCGCACCCCCTGCTCCCGGCCCCGGAGCGGGTGGCCGAGGTGCTGGCGCTCGGCGTGGTGCGGGCCGTCACCCTGGCTCCTGAACTGACGGGCGCGGCCGGGGCGGCCCTCGCCTTCGCCCGCGCCGGGGTCCGGGTCGGGATCGGGCACACGCGGGCCGACGCCGAGACGGTCACGGCCTGCCTGAACGCCGTCCACGCCGCCGGGGGCCGCACCTGCGCGACCCACCTCTACAACGCGATGGGCGGCGTCGAGGGGCGGGCGCCCGGCCCGGCGGGGGCGCTCTTGGCCGACCCCCACGCCTTCGTGGAAGTCATCCTCGACGGCCACCACGTCCACCCCACCAGCTTCCAGCTCGCCCGCCGCGCGGCGCCCGGTCGGGTCCTGCTGGTCAGCGACGCGGTGCGGGCGGCGGGGCAGGGGGAAGGAGAGAGCGACCTCGGCGGTCAGCGGGTGACGGTGCGGGTGGGCCGCGCGACCCTGCCGGACGGCACCCTGGCGGGCAGCGTGCTCACGCTGGACCGGGCGCTGCGCCACGCGCTGGGGCTGGGGGTCTCCCTGCCCGAGGCCAGCGCCATGCTCAGCGCGGTCCCGGCGGCCTCCCTGGGCCTGACCGACCGGGGACGGCTCGCGCCGGGCCTGCGCTCGGACCTCGTGGTGCTTAGCCGGGCGCTGGAGGTCCGGCAGGTCTACGTCGCCGGACAGCCTGTGCTGGGGGAATGA
- a CDS encoding ABC transporter permease codes for MRRRPWAALVWGLLLGLCLWPGMLPPLLAPLAGSEAPALEVPLWRLTAEHLGLVLLAEALVLLVAVPLVLYATRPGRGAVLGLVEALAGLGQTVPTLAILALAVPLLGFGVAPTLLGMVVYGLVPVVSNGVAGLRGVDPDVLDAARGLGMTAGQRLWRAEVPLALPVWWAGVRTSLVFGVATATVGAALGAGGLGRPIIDGLSQQSTALVLLGALPAALLALTLDALLGWVAPEEG; via the coding sequence GTGAGGCGCCGTCCCTGGGCCGCGCTCGTCTGGGGCCTGCTGCTGGGGCTGTGCCTGTGGCCCGGCATGCTGCCGCCCCTGCTGGCCCCGCTCGCCGGGAGCGAGGCCCCGGCCCTGGAGGTGCCGCTGTGGCGCCTGACCGCCGAGCACCTCGGGCTGGTGCTGCTCGCCGAGGCGCTCGTGCTGCTCGTCGCGGTCCCCCTGGTCCTGTACGCCACGCGCCCCGGCCGCGGGGCCGTGCTGGGGCTGGTCGAGGCCCTGGCCGGACTGGGGCAGACGGTGCCCACCCTGGCGATTCTCGCGCTGGCGGTGCCGCTGCTGGGCTTCGGGGTGGCCCCCACCCTGCTGGGGATGGTGGTGTACGGACTCGTCCCGGTCGTTTCCAACGGCGTGGCGGGCTTGCGCGGGGTGGACCCGGACGTGCTGGACGCCGCGCGGGGCCTGGGCATGACCGCCGGGCAGCGCCTGTGGCGGGCAGAGGTGCCGCTGGCCCTCCCGGTGTGGTGGGCGGGGGTGCGGACCTCGCTGGTGTTCGGGGTCGCCACGGCCACGGTGGGCGCGGCGCTGGGGGCCGGGGGGCTGGGCCGCCCGATCATCGACGGGCTGTCGCAGCAGAGCACGGCGCTCGTGCTGCTGGGCGCCCTGCCCGCCGCGCTGCTGGCCCTCACGCTGGACGCCCTGCTGGGGTGGGTGGCCCCGGAGGAGGGGTGA
- a CDS encoding ABC transporter ATP-binding protein, whose amino-acid sequence MIELHGLTKRYGDTFAVRDLTLTFPAGTVTALLGPSGCGKTTTLRMINRLILPTSGHVRLAGRDTRELSPEALRRGMGYVIQRVGLFPHLSVGRNVAAVPELLGWPAARVRARVDELLALVGLEPGTFRHKRPAELSGGQAQRVGVARALAADPPVLLMDEPFGALDPIAREALQGEVLEIQRRLAKTVVLVTHDIPEALRMADFVALMHAGELAQLGTPDDLVRRPARPFVAQFMGMDAALEQLGGVRASALARPGDADGLPRLPAGADARTALALMLRQGTDGVAVVGEGGAVIGVIGFRDLGHDPRSGGA is encoded by the coding sequence ATGATCGAACTGCACGGCCTGACCAAGCGCTACGGCGACACGTTCGCGGTGCGGGACCTCACCCTGACCTTTCCGGCGGGTACCGTGACTGCGCTGCTGGGGCCGTCGGGCTGCGGCAAGACGACCACCCTGCGGATGATCAACCGCCTGATCCTGCCCACCTCCGGCCACGTGCGGCTGGCCGGGCGCGACACCCGCGAGCTGAGCCCCGAGGCGCTGCGGCGCGGCATGGGCTACGTGATTCAGCGGGTGGGCCTCTTTCCGCACCTGTCGGTCGGGCGCAACGTCGCCGCCGTGCCCGAGCTGCTGGGCTGGCCCGCCGCGCGGGTGCGGGCGCGGGTGGACGAACTGCTGGCCCTCGTGGGGCTGGAGCCGGGCACCTTCCGGCACAAGCGCCCCGCCGAGCTGTCGGGCGGGCAGGCGCAGCGGGTGGGCGTGGCGCGGGCGCTCGCCGCCGACCCGCCCGTCCTCCTGATGGACGAACCCTTCGGGGCGCTCGACCCCATCGCGCGGGAGGCCCTGCAGGGCGAGGTGCTGGAGATCCAGCGCCGCCTCGCCAAGACGGTCGTGCTGGTCACCCACGACATCCCGGAGGCGCTGCGGATGGCCGATTTCGTCGCGCTGATGCACGCGGGCGAACTCGCGCAGCTCGGGACCCCGGACGACCTCGTGCGCCGCCCGGCCCGCCCCTTCGTGGCGCAGTTCATGGGGATGGACGCCGCCCTGGAGCAGCTCGGCGGGGTGCGGGCCTCGGCCCTGGCCCGGCCTGGCGACGCCGACGGCCTGCCGCGCCTGCCCGCCGGGGCGGACGCCCGCACCGCGCTCGCGCTGATGCTGCGTCAGGGCACCGACGGGGTGGCGGTCGTGGGGGAGGGGGGGGCGGTGATCGGCGTCATCGGGTTCCGCGACCTGGGCCACGACCCCCGCTCCGGGGGAGCGTGA
- a CDS encoding ABC transporter permease subunit, producing the protein MTPPARLPGGAEGLIRLGAALLLISLLLPWLELRPNRIAAGVPLPPGAWAWAGAALAAALLLAARRPGLAVGLGNLAVLAGVAALGQGSAAALAGQLPVARVAAGGGWWLWLLGSAVALWGAASARRFRGWAWAWLPVTLVYVSLGGLASWSVWQEGQVEAARLGQELAQHVRLTAAALGLSALIGGPLAVWSARRPGAGQIVLAVTGGIQTLPSLALLGLLIAPLGALSQAVPALRSLGVSGIGTAPALVALTLYALLPVVRNGVAALRGVDAGTLDAGRGMGMTPGQLFWRVQLPLALPVWLAGLRQATVLLIGVTAVAALIGAGGLGVYIFRGLNASAPDLILLGALPACLLAILADAAWRGLEGELARRLGLPRGAGTVAP; encoded by the coding sequence GTGACGCCCCCCGCCCGTCTTCCCGGCGGGGCCGAGGGCCTGATCCGGCTGGGGGCCGCGCTGCTTCTGATCAGTCTGCTGCTCCCCTGGCTGGAGCTGCGCCCCAACCGGATCGCGGCCGGGGTGCCGCTGCCTCCGGGCGCCTGGGCCTGGGCAGGAGCGGCCCTCGCAGCGGCGCTGCTGCTCGCGGCCCGCCGTCCCGGTCTGGCGGTGGGGCTGGGCAACCTCGCGGTGCTGGCGGGCGTGGCCGCATTGGGGCAGGGGTCGGCCGCCGCGCTCGCCGGGCAGCTCCCGGTCGCCCGCGTCGCCGCCGGGGGCGGCTGGTGGCTGTGGCTGCTGGGGAGCGCGGTGGCCCTGTGGGGCGCGGCCTCCGCGAGGCGGTTCCGCGGGTGGGCCTGGGCGTGGCTGCCCGTCACGCTGGTGTATGTGTCCCTGGGCGGCCTGGCCTCCTGGTCGGTGTGGCAAGAAGGGCAGGTCGAGGCCGCCCGGCTGGGGCAGGAACTCGCCCAGCATGTGCGCCTGACGGCTGCGGCGCTGGGACTCTCCGCCTTGATCGGTGGCCCCTTGGCAGTGTGGTCGGCCCGGCGGCCGGGAGCGGGGCAGATCGTCCTGGCGGTGACGGGCGGCATCCAGACCCTCCCCAGCCTCGCGCTGCTGGGGCTGCTGATCGCGCCGCTGGGGGCCTTGAGTCAGGCGGTCCCGGCCCTGCGTTCGCTGGGCGTGAGCGGCATCGGGACCGCGCCCGCGCTGGTGGCCCTGACCCTCTACGCGCTGCTGCCCGTGGTGCGCAACGGGGTGGCCGCGCTGCGCGGGGTGGATGCCGGAACGCTCGACGCGGGGCGCGGCATGGGCATGACGCCGGGCCAGCTCTTCTGGCGGGTGCAGCTTCCGCTGGCGCTCCCGGTCTGGCTGGCGGGGCTGCGGCAGGCCACCGTCCTGCTGATCGGCGTCACGGCGGTGGCCGCCCTGATCGGGGCGGGCGGGTTGGGGGTCTACATCTTCCGGGGGCTGAACGCCTCGGCCCCCGACCTGATTCTGCTGGGGGCGCTGCCCGCCTGCCTGCTGGCGATCCTGGCAGACGCCGCGTGGCGGGGCCTGGAGGGGGAGCTGGCCCGGCGCCTGGGGCTGCCGCGCGGGGCGGGGACGGTGGCCCCATGA
- a CDS encoding ABC transporter substrate-binding protein, giving the protein MSRLFALLSLSLLGSALARPIVVGSKLDPEAQLLGQMILLTLQNAGLEVVDKTTLGDTSVNRKALLAGEIDIYPEYTGNAVYLFPKAKISPAVSKNAAQIYAQARRLDAANGITWLKPANANNTWALAVPQTLARQQKLSSLADLAAYLKRGGTLKVAGSPEFFGRPDTMPAFEQAYGFKLKANQKLVLAGATPVQTQSAAARGTNGVNAAMAYGTDGTLGALGLVVLKDPKGAQPVYQPAPIIRTATLKAYPQIEGLLNRVFATLDGKTLQILNGRIAVEGRSARDVAEGYLKSRKLLK; this is encoded by the coding sequence ATGTCCAGACTGTTCGCCCTGCTCAGCCTCTCCCTGCTCGGCAGCGCCCTCGCGCGGCCCATCGTGGTCGGCTCCAAGCTCGACCCCGAGGCGCAACTGCTCGGGCAGATGATCCTCCTGACCCTCCAGAACGCCGGGCTGGAGGTCGTCGACAAGACCACCCTGGGCGACACCAGCGTTAACCGCAAGGCCCTCCTGGCGGGCGAGATCGACATCTACCCCGAGTACACCGGGAACGCCGTGTACCTCTTCCCGAAGGCGAAGATCAGCCCGGCCGTCAGCAAGAATGCCGCGCAGATCTATGCCCAGGCGAGGCGGCTCGACGCGGCCAACGGCATCACCTGGCTGAAACCCGCCAACGCCAACAACACCTGGGCGCTCGCGGTGCCGCAGACCCTGGCCCGGCAGCAGAAGCTGTCGTCGCTGGCCGACCTCGCCGCGTACCTGAAACGCGGCGGGACCCTCAAGGTCGCCGGGTCTCCGGAGTTCTTCGGCAGGCCCGACACCATGCCCGCCTTCGAGCAGGCTTACGGCTTCAAGTTGAAGGCGAATCAGAAACTCGTGCTGGCCGGGGCGACCCCGGTGCAGACCCAATCGGCCGCCGCACGGGGCACCAACGGGGTGAACGCGGCGATGGCCTACGGGACCGACGGCACGCTGGGCGCCCTGGGACTGGTCGTGCTGAAAGATCCCAAGGGGGCGCAGCCCGTCTACCAGCCCGCGCCCATCATCCGCACCGCGACCTTGAAGGCGTACCCGCAGATCGAGGGGCTGCTGAACCGCGTCTTCGCCACCCTGGACGGCAAGACCCTGCAGATCCTGAACGGCCGCATCGCGGTCGAGGGCCGCAGCGCCCGTGACGTGGCCGAGGGGTACCTGAAAAGCCGGAAGCTGCTGAAGTGA
- a CDS encoding ATP-binding protein translates to MTTPSSPSQADLRRVLESLPDPFFTLDEHWRLTLINAHGLRLLGRGAAELLGRVFWEVFPETRGTRFETELRRARDEATLTEYEELFAPLGRWLEVRVFPDGDGLGVHYRDVTGRRLAAARAEALAGVAQDLVAAVTAQEVAGVLTGRVREALGAYSAVLYRLEGEELRETARTGLTVPGAWRNVALHGPHLPAVVARDGEARFLREEDFRRHYPGALRAERTRAAAVLPLRARGELLGVLAYSYDHAPEFDEAERSALLTLSGQGALALERARQAGAARDREERYRVLSNVTNDAIWDWEFAGNSVVWNEGAFALFGYAPEEVEPTDRWWKEHLHPDDRGRVVSGIHAVIAGTAREWRDEYRFRRRDGSYATVLDRGQVIRDAGGRATRMIGGMTDLSERERTAELQAESDALSAFAAFTGAAGAETDLTRLAQRAVDTLVQALGDGSAVYYEPGGERWQARAWAGELRGETLDLARRGFALRDLLPDPASPDPQYVEAWAQRGGEVGARTPEYGAAAFFPVAQDGTWRGLLTAGLRAARHWTPRDRAVFEAVAHGLTLAAERTASLGRLEEERAATAAFAAFTERVGTETDLPALARQAVRVLHGAVEGGVGVGYYELEGGHWQARTLAGELCPQVMHSALEGAAAERPEWPAGGVQFVEGGRGGPDGPLAVALCPYLVRGEPRGLLAMASVTHPTWTARARAVFAGVARGLGLAFERSGTARVLQERNAELHARTRALEGFAELARDLAFETDTLALVRRAQQIVLTLLPPGVAVYYEPRGGRWWVRAQTGDVGNPALQAALDAGLPLGEAGNLTQPWRTGQAYYQDAYAPDTDGLAGQTGHIGATATVPILVGGQPQGVFSVALFGARSWDATDRAVLSTAARHLSLALERSAVAAELGRQRQALEATNQELGAFSYTVSHDLRAPLRHIAGFAGMLRRAVETGDAARAARSLDVIDEAVAQAGRLIDALLGFSHLSRQEPATARVDLRRLLGSVRAEAEAEVAGREVEWVVGELPEVRGDPDLLRQVLANLLSNAVKYSARSERLRVEVWGERRPGETVISVRDSGAGFDPRYADRLFGVFQRLHRQEEFGGTGIGLATVRRIVQRHGGRVWAEGQPGEGATFHFSLPEPEALPSGPVALRGGEGRPG, encoded by the coding sequence ATGACCACGCCCTCCTCCCCTAGCCAAGCCGACCTGCGCCGCGTGCTGGAGTCGCTGCCGGACCCCTTCTTCACCCTCGACGAACACTGGCGCCTGACCTTGATCAACGCGCATGGGCTGCGCTTGTTGGGGCGCGGGGCCGCCGAGCTGCTGGGGCGGGTCTTTTGGGAGGTCTTTCCCGAGACGCGGGGCACCCGCTTCGAGACCGAGCTGCGGCGTGCCCGCGACGAGGCGACGCTCACCGAGTACGAGGAGTTGTTCGCGCCGCTGGGGCGCTGGCTGGAGGTGCGAGTGTTTCCCGACGGGGACGGCCTGGGGGTGCACTACCGGGACGTGACCGGACGGCGGCTGGCGGCGGCGCGGGCCGAGGCTCTTGCCGGGGTCGCGCAGGACCTCGTCGCGGCGGTCACGGCGCAGGAGGTGGCGGGGGTCCTGACCGGCAGGGTACGGGAGGCCCTGGGGGCCTACAGCGCGGTGCTGTACCGGCTGGAAGGCGAGGAACTGCGCGAGACAGCGCGGACCGGGCTGACGGTGCCTGGCGCCTGGCGCAACGTCGCCCTGCACGGGCCGCACCTGCCCGCAGTGGTGGCCCGCGACGGGGAGGCGCGGTTCCTGCGCGAGGAGGACTTCCGGCGCCACTATCCCGGTGCGCTGCGGGCCGAGCGCACCCGCGCGGCGGCCGTGCTCCCCCTCCGGGCGCGGGGGGAGCTGCTGGGGGTGCTGGCCTACAGCTACGACCACGCGCCCGAGTTCGACGAGGCGGAGCGCTCCGCACTGCTGACCCTCAGCGGGCAGGGCGCCCTGGCGCTGGAGCGTGCCCGGCAGGCCGGGGCCGCCCGCGACCGCGAGGAGCGTTACCGGGTGCTGTCCAACGTCACCAACGACGCGATCTGGGACTGGGAGTTCGCGGGCAACAGCGTGGTCTGGAACGAGGGGGCCTTTGCCCTGTTCGGCTACGCCCCGGAGGAGGTCGAGCCCACCGACCGCTGGTGGAAAGAGCACCTGCACCCCGACGACCGCGGGCGCGTCGTCTCCGGGATTCACGCGGTGATCGCGGGCACGGCGCGGGAGTGGCGCGACGAGTACCGCTTTCGGCGCCGGGACGGGTCCTACGCCACGGTGCTCGACCGGGGACAGGTGATCCGGGACGCGGGGGGGCGGGCGACGCGCATGATCGGGGGGATGACCGACCTCAGCGAGCGCGAGCGGACGGCCGAGTTGCAGGCGGAATCGGACGCGCTCTCGGCCTTTGCCGCCTTTACCGGGGCGGCGGGCGCCGAGACGGACCTCACCCGGCTCGCGCAGCGGGCGGTCGACACCCTGGTGCAGGCACTGGGCGACGGCAGCGCGGTGTACTACGAGCCTGGCGGCGAGCGGTGGCAGGCCCGGGCCTGGGCGGGGGAGCTGCGCGGCGAGACGCTCGACCTCGCCCGCCGGGGCTTTGCCCTGCGTGACCTGCTGCCCGACCCGGCGAGCCCGGACCCGCAGTATGTCGAGGCCTGGGCGCAGCGGGGCGGCGAGGTCGGTGCCCGCACTCCGGAGTACGGCGCCGCCGCTTTTTTCCCCGTCGCGCAGGACGGCACCTGGCGCGGTCTGCTCACAGCGGGGCTGAGGGCCGCGCGGCACTGGACGCCGCGTGACCGGGCGGTGTTCGAGGCGGTCGCGCACGGCCTCACGCTGGCCGCCGAGCGCACCGCCTCGCTGGGACGGCTGGAGGAAGAGCGGGCCGCGACCGCCGCCTTCGCCGCCTTTACCGAGCGGGTCGGCACCGAGACGGACCTGCCCGCGCTGGCCCGGCAGGCGGTGCGGGTGCTGCACGGGGCGGTCGAGGGGGGCGTGGGGGTGGGGTACTACGAGCTCGAAGGCGGGCACTGGCAGGCCCGCACCCTGGCGGGGGAGCTGTGCCCGCAGGTCATGCACTCGGCGCTGGAGGGCGCGGCGGCCGAGCGGCCCGAGTGGCCCGCCGGGGGGGTGCAGTTCGTGGAGGGCGGGCGCGGGGGACCGGACGGGCCGCTGGCGGTGGCCCTGTGCCCCTACCTGGTCCGGGGCGAGCCGCGCGGCCTGCTGGCGATGGCGTCGGTGACGCACCCAACCTGGACGGCGCGGGCACGGGCGGTCTTCGCGGGCGTGGCGCGGGGGCTGGGGCTGGCCTTCGAGCGCTCGGGCACGGCGCGGGTCTTGCAGGAGCGCAACGCCGAGCTGCACGCGCGGACCCGGGCGCTCGAGGGGTTCGCCGAACTCGCCCGCGACCTCGCCTTTGAGACCGACACGCTGGCGCTGGTGCGCCGCGCCCAGCAGATCGTGCTGACGCTGCTGCCGCCGGGGGTCGCCGTCTACTACGAGCCGCGCGGGGGCCGCTGGTGGGTGCGGGCACAGACGGGCGACGTGGGGAACCCGGCGCTGCAAGCGGCCCTCGACGCCGGACTGCCCCTGGGGGAGGCGGGCAACCTGACGCAGCCGTGGCGCACCGGGCAGGCCTACTACCAGGACGCCTATGCCCCCGACACCGACGGGCTGGCCGGGCAGACCGGGCATATCGGCGCGACCGCCACCGTGCCGATTCTGGTGGGCGGGCAACCCCAGGGCGTGTTCTCGGTGGCGCTGTTCGGCGCCCGCTCCTGGGACGCGACCGACCGGGCGGTACTGAGCACGGCGGCGCGGCACCTCTCGCTGGCGCTGGAGCGCTCGGCGGTGGCCGCCGAACTCGGCCGCCAGCGGCAGGCCCTGGAGGCCACCAACCAGGAACTGGGGGCCTTTTCCTACACGGTGTCGCACGACCTGCGGGCACCGCTGCGGCACATCGCGGGGTTCGCCGGAATGCTGCGCCGGGCGGTGGAGACGGGCGACGCCGCCCGCGCGGCCCGTTCCCTGGACGTGATCGACGAGGCGGTCGCGCAGGCCGGGCGCCTGATCGACGCGCTGCTGGGGTTCTCTCACCTGTCGCGCCAGGAGCCTGCCACGGCGCGGGTGGACCTGCGCCGCCTTCTCGGGAGCGTGCGGGCCGAGGCCGAGGCCGAGGTGGCGGGCCGCGAGGTGGAATGGGTGGTCGGCGAGCTGCCGGAGGTGCGGGGCGACCCGGACCTGCTGCGGCAGGTGCTGGCCAACCTGCTGTCCAACGCCGTGAAGTACAGCGCCCGCTCGGAGCGGCTGCGGGTGGAGGTCTGGGGCGAGCGGCGCCCCGGCGAGACCGTGATCTCGGTGCGCGACTCGGGCGCGGGCTTCGATCCCCGCTACGCCGACCGGCTGTTCGGGGTGTTTCAGCGCCTGCACCGCCAGGAGGAGTTCGGGGGCACGGGCATCGGGCTGGCGACCGTGCGGCGCATCGTGCAGCGGCACGGCGGCCGGGTGTGGGCCGAGGGTCAGCCCGGCGAGGGCGCCACCTTCCACTTCAGCCTGCCCGAACCGGAGGCCTTGCCCTCCGGCCCGGTGGCCCTCCGGGGCGGGGAGGGCCGACCGGGCTAG
- a CDS encoding NAD(P)/FAD-dependent oxidoreductase, with amino-acid sequence MNLRKTLLPLGALALAGLALQSRRARTAPRVQPSPRLQDGPDAAEPLDVLIVGAGLSGIGAARHLLDKCPGKRFALLEARQAVGGTWDLFRYPGVRSDSDVYTLGYSFKPWTGHKSIADGPDIRQYIQEAADEAGITPHIRFGHRVRAAEWSSAEQGWTVTAERGAEGSPPETVTLRTKFLFLCSGYYSYEEGYRPEFPNEAVFQGRIVHPQFWPEDLDYAGQRVVVIGSGATAVTLVPALADGGAHVTMLQRSPSYIAVQPLVDQTALRLRRLLPAQAAHGVVRWRNILTSMLHYGVARQAPQVFRDQLLKDAAQHVGDTFDARHFTPAYQPWDQRVCAVPDGDLFRAVREGRAEVVTDTIETFTPTGLRLNSGRELPADLIVTATGLKMNVLGDIRFTVDGQPVDAARMLVYKGMMLSGLPNCAYAFGYVNAAWTLKAELTQDYVCRLLRYMDRHGYGMVVPQADPSVVERPLLGFTSGYVTRSAALLPKQGSRRPWQVHQNYLRDKATIQLSPLEDGVLSFAPARVPAPSSRPGGA; translated from the coding sequence ATGAACCTCCGCAAGACCCTCCTGCCCCTCGGTGCCCTGGCCCTGGCGGGCCTCGCCCTCCAGTCCCGACGCGCCCGAACGGCCCCCAGGGTGCAGCCCTCGCCGCGCCTCCAAGACGGCCCGGACGCGGCCGAGCCCCTCGACGTGCTGATTGTCGGCGCCGGGCTGTCGGGAATCGGGGCGGCGCGGCACCTGCTGGACAAGTGCCCCGGCAAGCGGTTCGCGCTGCTCGAAGCCCGGCAGGCCGTTGGGGGCACCTGGGACCTCTTCCGCTATCCGGGCGTGCGCTCGGACTCCGACGTGTACACGCTGGGCTACAGCTTCAAGCCCTGGACCGGCCACAAATCGATCGCGGACGGCCCGGACATTCGCCAGTACATTCAGGAGGCCGCCGACGAGGCCGGAATCACGCCGCACATCCGCTTCGGGCACCGGGTCCGGGCGGCCGAGTGGTCCTCCGCCGAGCAGGGCTGGACCGTGACTGCCGAGCGCGGCGCGGAGGGAAGTCCCCCCGAGACCGTGACCCTCAGGACCAAGTTCCTGTTCCTGTGCAGCGGCTACTACAGCTACGAGGAAGGGTACCGGCCCGAGTTTCCGAACGAGGCGGTCTTCCAGGGCCGGATCGTTCACCCGCAATTCTGGCCCGAGGACCTCGACTATGCGGGCCAGCGGGTCGTGGTGATCGGCAGCGGCGCCACCGCCGTGACCCTGGTGCCCGCGCTGGCGGACGGGGGGGCACACGTCACCATGCTTCAGCGCTCGCCCTCCTACATCGCGGTGCAGCCGCTCGTGGACCAGACGGCGCTGCGGCTGCGGCGCCTGCTCCCCGCGCAGGCCGCGCACGGGGTGGTCCGCTGGCGAAACATCCTCACCAGCATGCTGCACTACGGCGTCGCGCGGCAGGCCCCGCAGGTGTTCCGCGACCAGCTCCTCAAGGACGCGGCGCAGCATGTCGGGGACACCTTCGACGCGCGGCACTTCACGCCCGCCTACCAGCCCTGGGACCAGCGCGTGTGCGCGGTGCCGGACGGCGACCTTTTCCGGGCGGTGCGGGAAGGCCGGGCGGAGGTGGTCACGGACACCATCGAGACCTTCACGCCGACCGGCCTTCGCCTGAACAGCGGGCGCGAGTTGCCCGCCGACCTGATCGTGACGGCCACCGGGCTGAAGATGAACGTGCTGGGGGACATCCGGTTCACGGTGGACGGCCAGCCGGTCGACGCCGCCCGGATGCTGGTCTACAAGGGCATGATGCTCAGCGGCCTGCCCAACTGCGCCTACGCCTTCGGGTACGTGAACGCCGCCTGGACGCTGAAGGCCGAACTCACCCAGGACTACGTCTGCCGCCTGCTGAGGTACATGGACCGGCACGGCTACGGCATGGTCGTGCCCCAGGCCGACCCGTCCGTCGTGGAGCGGCCGCTGCTGGGCTTCACTTCCGGCTACGTCACGCGCAGCGCCGCGCTGCTTCCCAAGCAGGGGTCGCGCAGGCCCTGGCAGGTCCACCAGAACTACCTGCGGGACAAGGCCACCATCCAGCTTTCGCCCCTTGAAGACGGCGTGCTGAGCTTTGCCCCGGCCCGCGTGCCCGCCCCCAGCTCGCGGCCGGGCGGAGCCTAG